In Colletotrichum higginsianum IMI 349063 chromosome 3, whole genome shotgun sequence, a genomic segment contains:
- a CDS encoding Ribosome biogenesis protein Urb1 produces MPKRPSRGLEGADASRKRQKVVHEVPTFEEVNHSRHLQQLLTFDQDQKRSRHGIQSLKVFLDGFNSGDADSNKDRFTTLREYLDAARPRDTSGDAVHLGDIMETWSYSAQINNEAMMSAVPAVLALLLQVASQSLELLPHALDVARTLLQERQLKLIARCLSAPKGSGYIISPTLRLVREIVTLDGGVLAKRVFRARDHTFASFARNLEIRHFGGADGERGGIEDPSKPSVRTNAIKLFLTCLKLLPVEAKKEMLMLKEVFSHLTFLLKDDPPFLILEMLAALKKHVLLDDKLPREVKFRAFNTKTLDRLAGLYAYRHDVDGDDTPSVRDVAHEFLLYTCTTPGAGVLYSGTGLYPKELEDEAAQDVKSLDDYGLERVAWMDKYKDDVAVANFVLSEFIQKLRPWSSLKHSELIVAIFQAAPELVASYFLSNKSFTFEPKLSMTWIGYAAFLFNTVNLPLPPHYGATAGYRRVPPPTSILLDNILPLPLKQRDLVRCLSSKSTLVSFFAIRILVLALQKLDVALKMHREAAESSKSTWEMAARKLVDEFCQKIPDMKEVTKCYKAMAEENVLQREAASRLLLLYYEVIPQVALRANFDVSPFLVNSLTRLDSRAEEPQSQALALMELENLIAIAGFSPGMRWFAKTEGLAASPFVALLKFYVENAQGRSKLKEVLESVAVQHQLVLQQTGLAPLLRAARELKMDDKTRNPDLIWEYLDNCAGRCAASPLKYVDLIQESVTGGQENISASLILATMAEQLSFVADKATNKKDLELLSKFLTVLLSCAQTKGEIPALISAFAQKMTGVLAGHASAVVPEADKSLLEGDSEEKAVSEDKGVESQRQKPDTVSGEFDDSSLKAILDVPFGPDEDNSALLKWNSKSIEDLVDEGYAAALIRLLWSEHGSIRQEALTNIMKMAAKFKESTYEEKDQIWLLLSELAESSRVLVTRGPVASPLVSFAISALEVLKNPLHCLYPKVNSFLTRGPVWQHDKVPLAHDILHGAPSDDDRYYTEVSWLLAYLLDGLRTPADLAVYHQKKWFEKVFALAGNPYMRANLRTRIMRVLWRATCIEGGSTTLATRFGIVSWLEAQEARCDGAPVEDKAERVAADGRETRRLYRALRRRVWETCDQERVGEWSRKGIPSALEA; encoded by the exons ATGCCCAAACGCCCTTCGCGTGGACTCGAAGGCGCAGATGCCTCGCGCAAGAGGCAGAAGGTCGTGCACGAAGTTCCCACTTTCGAAGAAGTCAACCATTCGCGACACCTTCAACAGCTCTTGACCTTTGACCAGGATCAGAAGCGATCGCGACATG GTATCCAATCCCTCAAAGTCTTTCTCGACGGCTTCAACTcgggcgatgccgacagCAATAAGGACCGGTTCACCACCCTCCGGGagtacctcgacgccgcccggcCACGCGACACGAgcggcgatgccgtccaTCTCGGCGACATTATGGAGACGTGGTCGTACAGCGCGCAGATCAACAACGAGGCCATGATGTCGGCCGTCCCCGCTGTGctggccctgctgctgcaggtcgCCTCGCAGTctctcgagctgctgccgcatgcgctcgacgtcgcccgaACGCTGCTGCAGGAACGCCAGCTCAAGCTCATTGCACGGTGTCTGTCGGCGCCCAAGGGCAGCGGTTATATCATCTCGCCGACCCTGCGACTGGTGCGCGAGATCGTGAcgctcgatggcggcgtcctGGCGAAGAGGGTGTTCCGCGCGCGGGACCACACGTTTGCAAGCTTTGCGAGAAACCTGGAGATCCGGCACTTCGGGGGGGCCGATGGCGAGAGGGGGGGCATCGAGGATCCGTCGAAGCCGTCGGTGCGGACGAACGCCATCAAGCTGTTCCTGACCTGTCTCAAACTCCTGCCGGtcgaggcgaagaaggagatgTTAATGCTCAAAGAGGTGTTTTCTCACCTGACCTTCTTGTTGAAGGATGACCCGCCGTTCCTGATCCTCGAGATGTTGGCCGCGCTGAAGAAGCATGTGCTCCTGGACGACAAGCTGCCACGCGAGGTCAAGTTTCGTGCGTTCAATACGAAGACTCTGGACCGGTTGGCTGGGCTGTATGCATACAGACACGACGTTGATGGGGATGACACGCCCTCAGTCAGAGATGTTGCCCACGAATTTCTGCTTTACACCTGCACAAcccccggcgccggtgtGCTCTATTCGGGAACCGGACTCTACCcgaaggagctcgaggacgaggcggcgcaggaTGTCAAAAGCCTGGATGACTACGGCCTGGAGCGCGTTGCGTGGATGGACAAGTACAaggacgatgtcgccgtcgccaactTTGTGCTCTCCGAGTTCATCCAGAAGCTACGCCCGTGGTCGAGTCTGAAGCACAGCGAGCTTATTGTCGCCATCTTTCAGGCGGCGCCAGAACTGGTTGCTAGCTACTTTTTGAGCAACAAGTCCTTCACGTTTGAGCCCAAACTGTCCATGACGTGGATCGGATACGCCGCCTTCCTGTTCAACACCGTCAAtttgccgctgccgccgcatTATGGGGCTACGGCGGGATACCGTCGCGTCCCTCCGCCGACTTCGATCCTCCTTGATAACATCCTGCCGCTCCCGCTGAAGCAGCGGGATCTCGTCCGTTGTCTCTCTAGCAAATCAACCctcgtctccttcttcgccatccgcatcctcgtccttgcCCTTCAGAAACTCGACGTCGCTCTCAAGATGCACCGCGAAGCGGCGGAGTCGTCCAAGTCAACCTgggagatggcggcgcggAAGCTCGTCGATGAGTTCTGCCAGAAGATCCCCGACATGAAGGAGGTGACCAAGTGCTACAAGGCCATGGCGGAGGAGAACGTCCTGCAGCGGGAGGCCGCCAGcaggttgctgctgctgtacTACGAGGTCATTCCGCAGGTCGCTCTGCGCGCCAACTTCGACGTCTCGCCGTTCCTGGTCAACTCGCTCACCCGCCTCGACAGCAGGGCCGAGGAGCCACAGAGCCAGGCCCTGGCCTTGATGGAGCTGGAAAACCTGATCGCCATCGCGGGCTTCTCGCCGGGCATGAGGTGGTTCGCCAAGACGGAGGGGCtcgcggcgtcgccgttTGTCGCGCTGCTCAAATTCTATGTAGAGAACGCCCAGGGGCGGTCGAAGCTCAAAGAGGTTCTCGAGTCCGTGGCTGTGCAGCACCAGCTCGTGCTGCAGCAGACCGGTCTCGCCCCGCTACTCCGCGCGGCTCGGGAGCTAAAAATGGACGACAAGACGCGGAACCCGGACCTCATCTGGGAGTATCTCGACAACTGCGCCGGAAGATGCGCCGCCTCGCCTCTCAAGTACGTCGACTTGATACAGGAGAGCGTCACCGGTGGCCAGGAAAATATTTCAGCTAGCTTGATACTGGCCACAATGGCCGAACAGCTTTCATTTGTCGCCGACAAGGCAACGAATAAGAAGGACCTGGAGCTTTTGTCCAAATTCTTGACGGTGTTGTTGAGTTGCGCCCAGACGAAAGGGGAGATCCCGGCCTTGATCAGCGCATTTGCCCAGAAGATGACAGGAGTCCTGGCAGGTCACGCCTCGGCGGTTGTGCCAGAGGCTGACAAGTCGTTGCTCGAGGGCGATTCGGAAGAGAAGGCAGTATCGGAAgacaagggcgtcgagtcCCAACGACAGAAGCCGGACACTGTGAGTGGCGAGTTTGACGACTCTTCGCTGAAAGCCATTCTCGACGTGCCATTTGGCCCTGACGAAGACAATTCGGCGCTCCTTAAGTGGAACTCCAAGAGCATCGAGgaccttgtcgacgagggtTACGCCGCGGCGCTCATCCGTCTCTTGTGGTCGGAGCATGGCAGCATCCGTCAAGAGGCCCTCACCAACATCATGAAGATGGCGGCCAAGTTCAAGGAGTCGACGTACGAAGAGAAGGACCAGATCTGGCTCCTCCTCTCGGAACTGGCCGAGTCATCCCGCGTCCTTGTGACGCGCGGCCCTGTCGCCTCGCCGCTGGTCTCCTTCGCTATCAGCGCGCTCGAGGTGCTCAAGAACCCTCTGCACTGCCTCTACCCCAAGGTCAACAGTTTCCTCACGCGCGGGCCCGTGTGGCAGCACGACAAGGTGCCCCTGGCGCACGACATCCTCCACGGCGCGCCATCGGACGACGACAGGTACTACACCGAGGTGAGCTGGCTGCTGGCGTACCTATTGGACGGCCTGCGGACGCCTGCGGATCTGGCCGTGTACCACCAGAAGAAGTGGTTCGAGAAAGTATTTGCGCTCGCGGGGAACCCGTACATGCGGGCGAACCTGAGGACGAGGATCATGAGGGTGCTGTGGCGGGCGACATGCATCGAGGGCGGGAGCACGACGCTGGCGACGAGGTTCGGGATTGTGAGCTGGCTGGAGGCGCAGGAGGCGAGGTGCGATGGCGCACCGGTCGAGGACAAGGCCGAGAGGGTCGCGGCGGACGGTCGGGAGACGAGGCGGTTGTACCGCGCCCTCAGGAGGAGGGTGTGGGAGACTTGCGACCAGGAGAGGGTCGGTGAATGGAGTCGGAAGGGAATCCCCTCGGCTTTGGAGGCTTaa
- a CDS encoding Thioredoxin-like protein 4A, producing MGSIVIPHLNSGWHVDQAILSEEERLVVIRFGRDADPSCMQQDEVLYRISERVKNFAVIYVCDIDQVPDFNQMYELYDPCTIMFFFRNKHMMVDFGTGNNNKLNWVLEDKQELIDIIETVYRGAKKGRGLVVSPKGKEVNYAPPSFLTTGLISSCAHQTASSHWHRY from the exons ATGGGTTCCATCGTTATTCCCCATCTCAACAGCGGCTGGCACGTCGACCAAGCGATCCTctccgaggaggagcgcctCGTT GTCATCCGATTCGGACGCGATGCCGACCCGTCATGTATGCAGCAGGACGAAGTCCTCTACCGTATCTCGGAGCGCGTCAAGAACTTCGCCGTCATCTACGTCTGCGACATCGATCAAGTCCCCGACTTCAACCAAA TGTACGAGCTTTACGACCCATGCACAATTATGTTCTTCTTCCGCAACAAGCATATGATGGTCGACTTTGGAACGGGTAACAACAACAAG CTCAACTGGGTCCTCGAAGACAAACAAGAACTCATAGACATCATCGAAACGGTCTACCGCGGCGCCAAGAAGGGTCGTGGTCTGGTCGTCAGTCCAAAGGGTAAGGAAGTGAACTATGCTCCCCCCTCGTTCCTCACAACAGGCCTCATATCTTCATGCGCGCATCAGACGGCATCCAGCCATTG GCACCGATATTAG
- a CDS encoding cell morphogenesis protein PAG1 encodes MGLDPTQQWDPPLKFSPRSVTTLDEEDEDDADWDRTLRPAALEPHPYPHPHPHPPPPPRSVTHSRESSIEKPPHPLPPISGSTLASPRTHNHTHAHSRSGLVIERVVDPKSASYGHHRQTSIVHGIQHSRNGSHASSSSSPLSPQIIATAGASLNPPDRADMHAVGRLEPDAPPAPRPSTALSGSTVNSGPLVPERTSSATDFTNSSLTQRKIERMHSKSRREHAHHQSHSSKHHRDEQKTVGEYALHVLFTSFIAQAEEKLNDCITVPFEPEPQVEHICGPGVDPSFDQIITALGHIARPRPKPLIDSMMLWRKSKSDAANEARSQLQQSRGVPPGPLQRRNTEPLQPLPGPMDNGLTSPQTSLAAKQEFVAHAERRSTVSIYILCRVLLEVISQTSLPFLTLEMEEKLEGIIFGQLKIADTEQLMVSPLKLANWNLFSQLLGVMSEINFRGVTDRFLGDLERSLQELVAKSPTSPAGRDAEGKIELVLGGMKHLKVNIAHPEAWEQSCDFMVAVGRLFHRSHGQRVKTAFCQVLETLLLTVAAQASNQDLAHPKWIEVLGAIGPRLAQMFIKPRHWGFAFPLTATLLCLSPPDTFGSQWLQLILPLQPKLKDRFTRPLCLQVIARLLWTYLYRTNDTLPNTTRKLDEVMKLVLPPTKRGLVASDSAVAEPIIQIIRIIGYKQPEYCFKHVIFPLINAELFVSNKDLRVEQLDPDRMVIGIRAFLAIMSDLEKGDEGRPPFPSSFQQPPAIERIPTSPVMASPHHASSMPFTGTSGEGEQLSRPVRTAALNDVVKEYYHKFCEILGKITIICDNTFGGQAVLDEKFSSPGPKTPIADTFNFSRRDDHQSPADHKQAFYELLHVAVQALPRCLSVDIPFNSLINLLCTGTAHVQYNIAFSSAQSLKAIARQAHAQQVTMGFARFIFNFDDRYSTMSDGGMLGPGHIESTLRLYVELLQIWIEEIRRKTRDASIDQLEENDKRGAKLDLSGIWAEVDQAEAHGLFFLCSQSRRVRYFAITVLRLITDFDKALQNQDKDTLRVIDILENDSMQVMNFKDEGLSVAERSRLQRGMQNSNNRGALVELCTSDVSYDTTLWFKLFPNLIRIAYEKCPFTVTIGRDLICNRILQMYKAIVLLSEPSRGLYYGSDPGSARVAGRTPTTQPEILVEQWKLYLIFACTTLADPGNVLPANPQGTQHSRKTSKPASADKIVSARVLFKYLIPLLSVSSASVRDAVVLAMGSINIHIYRTLLEELAGQVSRCNDEARARIHQRTNSSPKRNRKMDLLRTEITHVYKLTCHFLKEEEVYNDEWVLTNLVTYTRDLKLFLMDGEVQMDWEFQKLRRHYCGLTEELFEGINRTKDPSRWMTFESRKSAFSLMEDWCGFSPNQTQIRVREDTMRQSLIDQQSLGERGTVTAAMEIEKRNLRTAALSAMAALCGGPMSITTESGATLQFDIRRMLAWIEAIFNSGSDRMNVIGRRALQNLIIHNQELPYLLEHCIARCYLSDVSKVQESYFAVVTQVLLKHLDYSCPFWKLLGLCLFTLGNDESEIRSKSARLMRSLEERQQPGRTSKIQDYDISISDKTKAVYKLAQFEISKRLAKQHTELAFHIFSEFTLYFKDLHPASQRNVVAVILPWIQSIELKVDPNGGPIAQSYVLLANLLEITIKSSGALHNEVQALWQALATGPYPGNVRLILDFIISLCLERREQNFVEYAKQIVVFLSSTTSTPGMKVVEFLLMQITPKAMVPNEKKDAMPPPPDIGLLPYCADLGEALPVGTKQAGFSLGQLSLILLVDLMVSPVHLVPENVPVLLQVVTVLWDHYTPLVQEQAREMLVHLIHELVISQLDDQTEPTSRASIEDLIDLIRRHDRSVVWGYEDSNGKADDRDNKVPPSMEFLTAEVVKTFEMTYPGIKDQWGRLSLTWATSCPVRHLACRSFQIFRCILTSLDQFMLGDMLARLSNTIADEDTEIQTFAMEILTTLKTLILKLDADKLLTFPQLFWTTCACLESINEREYLEAVEMLNEFLTKVDFRSPNVRRLLLDGQPSRWDGQFEGLQSLLYKGMRSSVCMQATLSTLDKMVQLPSDGLIGDDSRLFFAVLANFPRFLYEMEQDEPSEQALQSAEILCAVCEAQGYGNIAEVLGEYIAFKYQGNSREFQSRLFASLKDDFLPKLDFRMVIFLMGLLTNSTAWVKLKTMNILSIVIPEIDLRKPELAGHGSDLISPLLRLLQTEFCMEALEVLDNIMTMSGSAMDKQHLRMSMTRSTSKTIRKEYERTQSLFGIPEASGWAIPIPAKKTDSTRANIHAAFYMCQTAEGLLTEATPTPDVEFHTDDFPYSYFQMSDRTETMMSDEGRGDGHLGDLVTKLDSLDDFFDDLGTSSPSDGRSSKTITEFSPDSFESGAQLYDEQILPILHQASNNSTFQNGFTDRPPATARDPSSNMMNPGAFSASSALSAGVGGGMGGGSRPGLHYRSITSPSAPASYQPHISEFTSDDEFLEDVFSDADDERPNTGHGGEGSFSLENMIKPLAQSTRSRMRRLTGGRSRENDRQQELFRAERVAAAQQVPRVPTNFLTKMPSQGEML; translated from the exons AATGCATAGCAAGTCGAGGCGCGAACACGCACACCACCAATCCCACTCTTCGAAGCACCACAGGGATGAGCAAAAGACTGTGGGCGAGTACGCCCTGCACGTGCTCTTCACCTCT TTCATTGCCCAAGCCGAAGAGAAACTCAATGACTGCATCACAGTGCCGTTCGAACCCGAGCCGCAGGTCGAGCATATCTGCGGTCCAGGCGTCGACCCATCCTTCGACCAGATCATCACTGCCTTGGGCCATATTGCCCGCCCGCGACCGAAACCCCTGATAGATTCCATGATGCTTTGGAGGAAGAGCAAGAGCGACGCGGCCAACGAAGCTCGCAGCCAGCTGCAGCAATCGAGGGGCGTCCCGCCCGGTCCGCTCCAACGAAGAAATACCGAGCCTCTTCAGCCTTTACCTGGCCCCATGGACAACGGTTTGACAAGTCCGCAGACCTCGCTTGCTGCCAAGCAAGAATTCGTAGCCCATGCCGAACGCCGCTCGACCGTCTCCATCTATATCCTGTGCCGTGTTTTGCTGGAGGTCATCAGCCAGACCAGCCTGCCCTTCTTGACCCTGGAGATGGAagagaagctcgagggcaTCATCTTTGGTCAACTCAAGATCGCCGATACCGAGCAGCTCATGGTCAGCCCCCTGAAACTCGCAAACTGGAATCTCTTCtcccagcttctcggcgtcaTGAGCGAGATCAACTTCAGGGGGGTGACGGACAGGTTCCTCGGCGACTTGGAGCGTTCTCTCCAGGAACTGGTTGCCAAAAGCCCGACCTCTCCAGCAGGCCGCGATGCCGAAGGCAAGATTGAGCTTGTCCTTGGGGGCATGAAACATCTCAAGGTCAACATAGCACACCCAGAAGCCTGGGAACAGTCATGCGACTTCATGGTGGCCGTCGGCCGTCTCTTCCATCGATCCCATGGCCAGCGTGTCAAGACGGCCTTCTGCCAGGTCCTCGAAACGCTCCTGCTtaccgtcgccgcccaggcgTCGAACCAGGACCTGGCGCATCCCAAGTGGATCGAGGTTCTTGGGGCAATCGGCCCCCGACTTGCGCAAATGTTCATCAAGCCTCGGCACTGGGGCTTCGCCTTCCCCCTGACAGCAACGCTTCTCTGCTTGTCTCCTCCCGACACCTTTGGATCCCAATGGCTCCAGTTGATTCTCCCTTTGCAGCCAAAACTCAAAGACCGTTTTACGCGGCCGCTGTGCCTGCAGGTGATTGCGAGGCTCTTGTGGACTTACTTGTACCGAACAAACGATACCTTGCCCAATACCACTAGAAAGTTGGACGAAGTGATGAAGTTGGTTTTGCCGCCAACCAAGCGCGGCCTCGTTGCATCCGACTCAGCTGTCGCCGAGCCCATCATTCAAATCATCAGAATCATCGGGTACAAGCAGCCCGAGTACTGCTTCAAGCATGTCATCTTCCCCCTGATCAATGCCGAGTTGTTCGTATCCAACAAAGATCTGAGGGTAGAGCAGCTCGACCCGGATCGGATGGTGATTGGCATCAGAGCCTTCTTGGCCATCATGTCGGACCTGGAGAAGGGAGACGAAGGTCGGCCCCCTTTTCCAAGCTCGTTCCAGCAGCCACCCGCAATCGAACGCATCCCAACGTCCCCCGTGATGGCTTCGCCTCACCACGCTTCGTCCATGCCCTTTACTGGGACGTCAGGAGAGGGCGAGCAACTCTCCCGCCCTGTGCGGACGGCCGCTCTGaacgacgtcgtcaaggagtACTATCACAAGTTCTGTGAAATCCTTGGCAAAATCACCATCATCTGCGATAACACGTTTGGAGGCCAGGCTGTATTGGACGAAAAGTTCAGCAGCCCAGGCCCCAAAACTCCGATTGCAGATACCTTCAATTTCTCGCGGCGAGACGACCACCAGTCTCCCGCAGACCATAAGCAGGCGTTTTACGAACTTTTGCATGTTGCGGTTCAAGCGTTGCCCCGCTGCCTCTCAGTCGATATACCCTTCAACTCGTTGATCAACTTGCTCTGCACGGGCACCGCTCACGTGCAATACAACATCGCCTTTTCCTCGGCACAATCCCTCAAAGCGATCGCCCGACAAGCCCACGCGCAGCAAGTCACCATGGGCTTTGCTCGCTTCATCTTCAACTTTGATGACAGGTACTCGACCATGTCTGACGGCGGCATGCTTGGACCGGGTCACATTGAAAGCACGCTTCGTCTGTACGTCGAGCTGCTACAGATCTGGATTGAGGAGATTAGACGAAAGACCCGCGACGCTTCCATCGATCAGCTTGAGGAGAATGACAAGCGTGGCGCAAAGCTGGACCTGTCCGGCATCTGGGCCGAAGTCGACCAGGCGGAAGCACATGGCTTGTTCTTCCTGTGCTCGCAGTCTCGGAGGGTGCGGTACTTTGCCATTACCGTCCTTCGGCTCATCACCGACTTCGATAAAGCACTCCAGAATCAGGACAAGGACACCTTGAGAGTCATTGACATCTTGGAAAACGACTCGATGCAAGTGATGAACTTCAAAGACGAGGGTCTTTCCGTTGCGGAGAGGAGCAGGCTCCAGAGGGGAATGCAAAACAGTAACAATCGAGGCGCTCTCGTGGAATTGTGTACCAGTGATGTGTCGTACGATACGACGCTGTGGTTTAAGCTCTTCCCCAATCTCATCCGCATCGCGTACGAAAAGTGTCCCTTCACCGTCACCATTGGCCGGGATTTGATCTGCAACCGAATCCTGCAGATGTACAAGGCCATTGTTCTTTTGTCGGAACCCTCTAGGGGACTGTACTACGGCTCGGATCCTGGGAGCGCCCGTGTCGCCGGTAGGACGCCGACAACCCAGCCGGAGATCCTCGTGGAACAATGGAAGCTCTACCTCATCTTCGCCTGTACGACGCTGGCCGACCCAGGGAACGTCCTGCCCGCCAACCCCCAAGGTACACAGCATAGCCGGAAGACATCCaagccggcctcggcggatAAGATCGTCTCAGCTAGAGTCCTGTTCAAGTACCTAATACCCCTGCTGTCCGtctcctcggcatcggtcAGGGACGCAGTGGTCCTGGCTATGGGATCAATCAACATACACATCTACCGTACCCTGCTCGAGGAACTGGCAGGACAGGTTTCACGCTGCAACGATGAAGCCCGTGCCCGCATACACCAACGCACCAATAGCAGTCCAAAACGAAATCGCAAAATGGATCTCCTAAGGACCGAAATCACCCATGTTTACAAGCTCACCTGTCATTTCCtcaaggaagaggaggtcTACAACGACGAGTGGGTTCTGACAAACCTCGTCACGTACACCCGGGACCTGAAGCTCTTCCTTATGGATGGCGAAGTCCAGATGGACTGGGAGTTTCAGAAGCTCAGGAGGCACTATTGCGGCCTTACGGAGGAACTATTTGAGGGGATCAACAGAACGAAGGACCCGTCTCGGTGGATGACGTTTGAATCCCGAAAGTCCGCCTTCTCTCTGATGGAAGACTGGTGCGGCTTCTCGCCAAACCAGACCCAGATCCGAGTCAGGGAAGATACCATGCGACAGTCCCTTATCGACCAGCAGTCTCTCGGAGAAAGAGGCACCGTCACGGCGGCCATGGAAATCGAGAAGCGAAACCTACGCACGGCGGCTCTCAGCGCCATGGCTGCCCTTTGTGGTGGGCCGATGAGTATCACCACCGAGAGTGGTGCAACCCTCCAGTTCGATATTCGAAGAATGCTCGCGTGGATTGAGGCCATCTTCAACTCGGGCAGCGACCGCATGAACGTGATTGGTCGCCGGGCCTTGCAGAACCTGATCATTCACAATCAGGAACTGCCATACCTTCTGGAGCACTGCATCGCTCGCTGCTACCTGTCTGATGTTTCCAAGGTCCAGGAGAGCTACTTCGCTGTCGTCACCCAGGTGCTGCTGAAGCACCTCGACTACTCGTGCCCCTTTTGGAAACTGCTGGGGCTCTGCCTCTTCACCCTCGGTAACGACGAGAGCGAAATACGGTCTAAGTCGGCCCGGTTGATGAGGTCGCTCGAAGAGAGGCAGCAACCAGGCCGGACTTCCAAGATTCAGGACTACGACATTAGCATTTCTGACAAGACGAAGGCGGTGTACAAGCTGGCCCAGTTTGAGATCTCCAAGCGGCTTGCAAAACAGCATACTGAGTTGGCGTTCCATATCTTCTCTGAGTTTACCCTATACTTCAAGGATCTTCACCCTGCCTCACAACGAAACGTTGTGGCCGTCATCTTGCCTTGGATCCAGTCAATTGAGCTCAAGGTTGATCCGAATGGCGGCCCTATCGCCCAGTCGTACGTTCTCTTGGCCAACTTACTAGAGATCACTATCAAGTCGAGCGGCGCGCTGCACAACGAGGTTCAGGCACTATGGCAAGCACTCGCAACCGGTCCGTATCCAGGAAACGTCCGACTGATTCTCGACTTCATCATCTCTTTGTGTCTTGAGAGACGAGAGCAGAACTTTGTCGAGTACGCCAAGCAAATTGTTGTCTTTCTTtccagcaccaccagcacTCCCGGCATGAAGGTTGTCGAGTTCCTTCTCATGCAGATTACCCCCAAGGCGATGGTCCccaacgagaagaaggacgccatgccgccgccgccagacATTGGCCTCCTGCCCTACTGCGCAGACCTAGGGGAGGCACTCCCCGTCGGCACGAAGCAAGCCGGATTCTCTCTTGGGCAGCTCTCGCTGATTCTCCTGGTCGATCTCATGGTGTCCCCTGTGCATCTTGTACCCGAGAACGTACCAGTGCTCCTTCAGGTAGTGACCGTGCTCTGGGATCACTATACCCCGCTCGTCCAAGAGCAAGCCAGAGAAATGCTGGTCCATCTAATTCACGAGCTTGTCATTTCTCAGCTGGATGACCAAACGGAGCCGACGTCTAGGGCCTCGATCGAGGACCTCATCGACTTGATTCGACGTCATGATCGTTCGGTCGTCTGGGGCTATGAGGACAGCAACGGCAAAGCCGACGATCGCGACAACAAAGTCCCTCCAAGCATGGAGTTCTTGACAGCCGAGGTTGTCAAGACTTTTGAAATGACTTACCCGGGCATCAAAGACCAGTGGGGCAGACTGTCATTGACATGGGCAACGTCATGTCCTGTCCGACATCTCGCTTGCCGTTCGTTCCAGATATTCCGATGCATCCTCACCTCTTTGGACCAATTCATGCTGGGAGACATGCTCGCACGCCTATCAAACACCATAGCCGATGAAGACACCGAAATCCAAACTTTTGCCATGGAGATCCTCACCACGCTCAAGACACTTATCCTGAAACTAGACGCGGACAAGCTACTCACATTCCCGCAGCTCTTCTGGACAACGTGTGCCTGTTTGGAGTCCATCAACGAGCGCGAGTACCTGGAGGCTGTAGAGATGCTGAACGAATTTTTGACAAAGGTCGACTTCCGGTCACCCAACGTCCGcaggcttcttctcgacggccagcCCTCGAGATGGGACGGTCAATTCGAGGGCCTTCAGTCCCTGCTGTACAAGGGGATGAGGTCATCTGTGTGCATGCAAGCCACTCTGAGCACGCTTGACAAGATGGTTCAGCTGCCTAGCGATGGCCTCATCGGCGACGACAGCCGGTTGTTCTTCGCCGTGCTGGCTAACTTCCCTCGTTTCTTGTACGAGATGGAACAGGACGAGCCCAGTGAGCAAGCTTTACAGTCTGCCGAGATCCTGTGCGCCGTCTGCGAGGCTCAAGGGTACGGCAACATTGCCGAAGTCCTCGGGGAATACATTGCTTTCAAGTACCAGGGCAACAGCAGAGAGTTTCAAAGCCGTCTCTTTGCCTCGCTAAAGGACGACTTCCTCCCCAAACTGGACTTCCGGATGGTCATCTTCTTGATGGGCTTGCTCACAAACTCCACGGCATGGGTGAAGCTCAAGACCATGAATATCCTTAGTATCGTCATTCCCGAGATCGACCTGCGAAAGCCCGAACTGGCCGGCCACGGCTCCGATCTCATCTCGCCCCTTTTGCGTCTCCTGCAGACCGAATTCTGCATGGAGGCGCTGGAGGTGCTGGACAATATTATGACGATGTCGGGTAGCGCCATGGACAAGCAGCACTTAAGAATGAGCATGACTCGATCTACGTCCAAGACAATTAGAAAAGAATACGAGCGGACGCAGAGCCTGTTCGGCATCCCCGAAGCGTCGGGATGGGCCATACCAATCCCAGCCAAGAAGACGGACTCGACGCGTGCCAATATCCACGCCGCATTTTACATGTGCCAGACCGCGGAAGGACTTCTGACggaggcgacgccgacgcccgaTGTCGAATTTCATACCGACGACTTCCCATACAGCTACTTCCAGATGTCAGACAGGACCGAAACGATGATGTCGGATGAAGGTCGCGGAGACGGACAcctcggcgatctcgtcACAAAGCTCGACAGCCTCGACGACTTCTTCGACGATCTCGGCACGAGCTCACCCAGCGACGGTCGCTCATCGAAGACCATCACTGAGTTCTCGCCGGACAGTTTCGAGTCCGGAGCGCAGTTGTATGATGAGCAAATCCTGCCAATCCTGCATCAAGCTTCCAACAACAGCACCTTCCAGAATGGGTTTACTGACAGGCCACCAGCGACGGCAAGGGATCCGAGCTCCAACATGATGAATCCTGGAGCTTTTAGTGCATCGTCGGCGTTgtcggccggcgtcggcggcgggatgGGAGGAGGCTCGCGACCGGGGCTTCACTACAGATCCAtcacgtcgccgtcggcgcccgcgTCGTACCAGCCGCACATAAGCGAGTTTACGTCGGACGACGAGTTCCTTGAAGACGTCTTTTCGGACGCGGACGATGAGCGACCGAATAcgggccacggcggcgagggctcTTTCTCGTTGGAGAACATGATCAAGCCGCTTGCGCAGAGCACGAGATCACGGATGCGTCGCTTGACGGGAGGCAGATCGCGCGAGAACGACCGACAGCAGGAACTGTTCCGAGCCGAGCGGGTTGCCGCCGCGCAACAAGTTCCCAGGGTACCGACCAATTTCCTTACGAAGATGCCGTCGCAAGGGGAGATGCTTTGA